The proteins below are encoded in one region of Sulfolobus sp. A20:
- the nagA gene encoding N-acetylglucosamine-6-phosphate deacetylase, translating into MICIRGLEIITPLETLRDDIVIYDNIISRVGSSGICKEEIRVPNSKYAIPGLIDIHTHGIGGVLVNEIATVEDYERMKSFYYSHGVTTFIPSTISDSIDRLIKVSKILHEAKSPGIHLEGPFLNPKRRGAHKFLSDRYNNRILEISKLFKIKRITIAPEILKDNEIEELAENFEVSLGHTDADATITREAIGLGATSITHLFNAMREFHHRDPGIIGVSLTTPIYVEIIADLVHVSDIAIKLVSMAKSDDRVILITDSLHSAGISNLGSYYLYDEEIICNSACYSKEGKLVGSNITLDEGIRRVSKFLGIKKAITYSTYSPASLLGIDAGEIIRGKKADLVVLDENLKVLLTMKEGRVVYSSN; encoded by the coding sequence ATGATATGTATAAGAGGGTTAGAGATTATAACTCCCTTAGAGACGTTAAGGGATGACATAGTAATTTATGATAATATAATCTCAAGAGTTGGAAGCAGTGGCATATGTAAGGAGGAGATAAGGGTTCCTAACAGTAAGTACGCGATCCCTGGTTTGATTGATATTCACACTCATGGAATAGGTGGGGTTTTAGTTAATGAGATCGCTACTGTTGAAGATTATGAGAGGATGAAGAGTTTTTATTATTCTCATGGAGTTACCACCTTTATTCCCTCTACTATTTCAGACTCTATTGATAGACTGATAAAAGTCTCTAAAATTCTTCACGAAGCCAAAAGTCCTGGAATTCACCTAGAAGGTCCCTTTTTAAATCCAAAGAGAAGAGGAGCTCATAAATTTTTGAGTGATAGGTACAATAACCGAATATTAGAAATTTCAAAACTTTTTAAAATAAAGAGAATTACTATAGCTCCCGAAATCTTAAAAGATAATGAAATAGAAGAATTAGCGGAAAACTTCGAAGTATCACTAGGACACACTGATGCAGATGCAACAATTACTAGGGAAGCAATAGGGCTTGGAGCTACTTCTATAACACATTTATTCAATGCTATGAGGGAATTTCATCATAGAGATCCGGGCATAATAGGAGTTTCACTAACTACTCCCATATACGTGGAAATAATAGCCGATTTAGTTCATGTAAGTGATATTGCAATAAAACTCGTTAGTATGGCTAAAAGTGATGACAGAGTTATTCTAATTACTGACTCTTTACACTCAGCAGGGATAAGTAACTTAGGAAGTTATTATCTATATGATGAAGAAATAATCTGTAATAGCGCTTGTTACTCCAAGGAGGGAAAGCTGGTAGGAAGTAATATAACTCTTGATGAAGGCATTAGGAGAGTTTCAAAGTTTCTGGGAATTAAAAAGGCTATAACATATTCCACTTATTCTCCCGCTAGTCTTTTAGGGATAGACGCCGGAGAAATCATAAGGGGTAAAAAAGCTGATCTCGTTGTATTAGATGAAAATCTAAAAGTGTTGTTAACTATGAAAGAAGGGAGAGTAGTATATTCATCTAATTAG
- a CDS encoding GH116 family glycosyl hydrolase yields MRLEEYFGVPLGGIGTGKINFYRDLTIGDITIMNNWSNPLKVVRGFHIVYYMRDNPVFLQLNPGKNIESPPPYTHIKDFDVEVEYPKISYYIPLQDVSKVEVYSILIKDNVKDSAIPAIKIRVIANGRFAISFPNVTGSKRAGRVNIPYKGKINGVIMKNKRALQTDPSYGEIFLGCKDCNVMTNYAYYKPGKRGMTEDITYFYKLENHDSEYEIKPYAREEIGGIVWKDVNGEETFILSWYFNGRPYHYPYGHYYENFFKNSVEVAEYALNLEPYLGIESEDWLGDAMLNSLYVLVSNSWLTKDGRFAVYEDPYVSKLMNTIGSLTFDGLGFTLHKLYKDLVLKADSYFLNFINNGEVPHDLGEDSIEDPIYGASYPYWWTDLGPTFILMLFRDYFFTNDVKILENAYPKMKEIIDWLIYKDKDGDCIPDSKGGYDNSYDGTHMYGTSSYVASMFLCSLNAFIRVSEILGKKVDEKYYKILECGKKTLDSMWNGRYFIMWKKGEEEDRSCLNSQLLGQFWCDILDLPPIVEEDKIVGALKSIYELNYKSSNFCLTNAVNLDGSVNVNYDQLKSCWPRVSFAISAHMILRGMVREGLEIARREWETIKRLNPWNQSSRIDAIDGKYVGLMSYIGSTSIWLVRLALERKGLI; encoded by the coding sequence TTGAGGTTGGAGGAATACTTTGGTGTACCCTTGGGAGGAATAGGTACTGGTAAGATAAACTTCTATAGAGACTTAACAATCGGAGACATTACTATTATGAACAATTGGTCTAATCCTTTAAAAGTAGTTAGAGGGTTTCATATAGTGTATTATATGAGGGATAACCCAGTATTTCTACAATTAAATCCGGGTAAAAACATAGAATCTCCACCACCTTACACGCATATAAAGGACTTCGACGTAGAAGTAGAATATCCTAAAATTTCCTATTACATACCTCTACAAGACGTGAGTAAGGTGGAGGTATACTCTATCTTAATAAAAGATAACGTAAAAGATTCTGCCATTCCTGCTATTAAGATAAGGGTTATAGCAAATGGCAGATTTGCTATCTCATTTCCAAACGTCACTGGCAGTAAAAGAGCCGGTAGAGTTAACATACCGTATAAGGGTAAAATTAACGGTGTGATAATGAAGAACAAGAGGGCACTGCAAACAGACCCATCTTATGGAGAAATATTTCTGGGGTGTAAAGACTGTAATGTGATGACAAATTATGCTTATTATAAGCCTGGAAAAAGAGGAATGACAGAGGATATAACGTACTTCTACAAGTTAGAGAATCACGATAGCGAATACGAAATAAAGCCTTATGCTAGGGAGGAAATCGGAGGAATAGTTTGGAAAGACGTTAATGGAGAAGAAACATTTATATTATCTTGGTACTTCAACGGGAGACCATATCATTATCCTTATGGGCATTATTATGAGAATTTCTTTAAAAACTCTGTTGAAGTTGCTGAATACGCATTAAACCTAGAACCTTATTTAGGAATCGAATCAGAGGATTGGCTAGGTGACGCAATGCTGAATAGCCTATATGTACTGGTTTCAAATAGCTGGTTAACTAAGGATGGAAGATTTGCAGTTTACGAAGACCCTTACGTAAGTAAGCTAATGAACACTATAGGCTCACTCACATTTGATGGTTTAGGCTTCACTCTCCATAAGTTATATAAAGACCTAGTGCTAAAGGCTGATTCTTATTTCCTCAACTTCATAAATAATGGGGAAGTTCCCCATGACTTAGGAGAAGATAGTATTGAAGATCCTATTTATGGAGCATCTTATCCTTATTGGTGGACTGATTTAGGACCTACTTTCATATTAATGTTATTTAGAGACTACTTCTTCACTAACGATGTAAAAATTTTGGAAAACGCTTATCCTAAGATGAAGGAAATAATAGATTGGCTAATTTACAAGGACAAGGACGGAGATTGTATACCAGACTCAAAAGGAGGATACGACAACTCCTATGATGGTACCCACATGTATGGAACTTCTTCATACGTTGCTTCTATGTTCTTATGCAGTTTAAACGCATTTATTAGAGTTTCTGAAATTTTAGGAAAAAAGGTTGATGAGAAATATTACAAAATTTTGGAGTGTGGAAAGAAGACTTTAGACTCTATGTGGAACGGAAGGTATTTTATAATGTGGAAGAAGGGAGAAGAAGAGGACAGATCTTGTTTGAACTCCCAATTGCTAGGTCAATTTTGGTGTGATATACTCGACCTACCTCCTATTGTAGAGGAGGATAAGATAGTTGGAGCCTTGAAGAGCATTTACGAACTAAATTATAAATCATCAAACTTCTGCCTAACTAACGCTGTAAATTTGGATGGGAGTGTAAACGTAAATTACGATCAGTTAAAATCATGTTGGCCTAGAGTGTCATTTGCTATATCCGCTCACATGATATTGAGAGGGATGGTTAGGGAAGGTTTAGAGATTGCTAGAAGGGAGTGGGAAACTATAAAAAGATTAAACCCATGGAACCAATCGTCTCGAATTGATGCAATAGATGGAAAATACGTAGGATTAATGTCCTATATTGGTAGCACATCTATATGGTTAGTTAGACTAGCATTGGAAAGAAAGGGATTGATATGA
- a CDS encoding M1 family metallopeptidase, producing MITLYRYEIFLDFNGPEYYGNEKIQMVSDEDKLEIDSVGIEILEVKADGNSVRYDVNNDKLVVYSKVGKELEIRFKGRASDKSIVGIYIAPYDNNKKYIVTTQFEASHARRFIPCFDVPYMKARFKLFVRVDRGLKVISNMPIVSFRDDGGKVVYEFDETPRMSTYLLYLGIGDFEEVVDSSRVPTIILATTEGKSKRGYFAMNIARKVLDFYEKYFEIPYQLPKVHLIAVPEFAYGAMENWGAITFRETALLADDSSSSQQRFRVAEVVAHELAHQWFGNLVTLYWWDDLWLNESFATFMSHKALAELHPEWDPIGSFIYNETLSALEEDSLFSSHPIRSDVSSVSDVEQMFDDISYGKGASVLRMFESFVGDEFFRRGVVSYLKSFSFSNARGFDFWSSISSSYGSNINDVVSDWITKQGYPIIFVDIRDSSIEFRQRRFTLLENNDNTIYKVPLTFETNGKFSTLLMKESYYKLSVEGGIETIKVNVNRSGFYRVFYSSLEPVFKANLNRYEELGLVNDYWNFVLAGLFKVDQYLNIVKKYEYTKNSFLTSEIVSELLTLYNINKNKYYDAIREFLTNQVKIYKDLKDDLSKMAYSTLMSSLASIDEDFALGLSYLFQENDKLDSNIKEAVAIAYGVATSDFSTLLNKYISANIDEERYRFLKGMVAIRDKSVVEKIIELIFNRTIKFQDARFVFSLLAHNPFVREEICNFIIDNSEKVKEFVNSIGGGPWVFGYLLRGTMTMCGIDKPKEILEFLERIKYKEIERQVKSTEELIQVYSKLK from the coding sequence ATGATTACCTTATATAGATATGAAATCTTTCTCGACTTCAATGGACCTGAATATTATGGCAATGAAAAAATCCAGATGGTTTCAGATGAGGATAAGTTAGAAATTGATAGTGTTGGAATAGAAATTTTGGAAGTTAAGGCAGACGGTAATAGTGTAAGATATGATGTAAATAACGATAAGTTAGTAGTATATTCTAAGGTAGGTAAGGAATTAGAAATAAGGTTCAAAGGGAGAGCCTCTGATAAATCAATAGTAGGTATTTATATCGCACCATATGACAATAATAAAAAGTATATTGTTACTACTCAGTTTGAGGCTTCTCATGCTAGGCGTTTTATTCCTTGTTTTGATGTTCCTTATATGAAGGCTAGGTTTAAGTTGTTTGTTAGGGTTGATAGGGGTTTGAAGGTTATTTCTAATATGCCTATTGTTAGTTTTAGGGATGATGGTGGTAAGGTTGTTTATGAGTTTGATGAGACTCCTAGGATGTCTACGTATTTGTTATATTTAGGCATTGGTGATTTTGAGGAGGTTGTTGATAGTAGTAGGGTGCCTACTATTATTCTTGCAACTACTGAGGGTAAGTCTAAGAGGGGTTATTTCGCAATGAACATTGCTAGGAAGGTCTTAGATTTCTACGAAAAGTATTTTGAAATACCATACCAACTACCAAAGGTTCACTTAATAGCTGTGCCAGAGTTCGCTTATGGGGCTATGGAGAATTGGGGTGCTATTACTTTTAGGGAGACTGCTTTGTTGGCTGATGATTCTTCTTCTTCTCAGCAGAGGTTTAGGGTTGCTGAGGTTGTTGCTCATGAGTTGGCTCATCAGTGGTTTGGTAATTTGGTTACTCTGTATTGGTGGGATGATCTTTGGCTTAATGAGAGTTTTGCTACTTTCATGAGTCATAAGGCTTTAGCAGAACTACACCCAGAGTGGGATCCGATAGGCTCTTTTATATATAATGAGACGCTTAGTGCCTTAGAAGAGGACTCTCTCTTCTCCTCTCATCCTATTAGGTCTGATGTTTCTTCTGTTAGTGATGTTGAGCAGATGTTTGATGATATTAGTTATGGTAAGGGTGCTAGTGTTTTGAGGATGTTTGAGTCTTTTGTTGGTGATGAGTTTTTTAGGAGGGGTGTTGTTTCTTATCTTAAGTCTTTTTCCTTTTCTAATGCTAGGGGTTTTGATTTTTGGAGTAGTATTTCCTCATCTTATGGTTCAAACATTAATGATGTAGTATCAGATTGGATAACAAAACAAGGCTACCCCATAATCTTTGTTGACATAAGAGATAGCTCAATTGAATTTCGCCAAAGGAGATTTACTCTATTGGAAAATAATGATAATACTATATACAAGGTCCCATTAACGTTTGAAACAAATGGAAAGTTTAGTACTTTGCTCATGAAGGAGTCATATTATAAATTAAGTGTAGAAGGAGGGATAGAGACTATAAAAGTTAATGTAAATAGGAGTGGTTTCTATAGAGTATTCTATAGTTCCTTAGAGCCAGTGTTTAAAGCTAATCTCAACAGATATGAGGAGCTAGGATTAGTGAATGATTACTGGAATTTTGTCCTAGCTGGTCTTTTTAAAGTGGATCAATATCTTAATATAGTCAAGAAATATGAATATACTAAAAATTCATTCTTAACAAGCGAAATTGTGTCTGAACTCCTCACTTTGTATAATATAAATAAGAATAAATACTATGACGCGATAAGAGAGTTTTTGACTAACCAAGTAAAGATCTATAAGGATTTGAAAGATGACTTAAGCAAAATGGCTTATTCCACTCTAATGAGTTCCTTAGCTTCTATTGATGAGGATTTTGCATTGGGCTTATCTTATCTGTTTCAGGAAAATGACAAGTTAGATAGTAATATTAAGGAAGCTGTCGCGATAGCTTATGGTGTTGCAACGTCAGATTTTTCAACATTACTGAATAAGTATATTTCTGCTAATATTGACGAGGAAAGATACAGATTTCTAAAAGGTATGGTTGCAATAAGAGATAAATCAGTAGTCGAAAAGATTATAGAATTGATATTTAACAGAACTATAAAGTTTCAAGATGCTAGATTCGTGTTTAGCTTATTGGCACATAATCCCTTTGTTAGGGAGGAAATCTGTAATTTCATTATCGATAACTCTGAGAAGGTTAAAGAATTTGTTAACAGTATTGGTGGGGGTCCTTGGGTTTTCGGTTATTTACTTAGGGGTACTATGACGATGTGCGGTATTGATAAGCCAAAGGAGATTCTTGAATTTCTTGAGAGGATAAAATATAAGGAGATCGAGAGGCAGGTTAAATCCACTGAAGAACTTATACAAGTTTACTCCAAATTAAAATAG
- a CDS encoding GH116 family glycosyl hydrolase codes for MKYEYSYNLSSGIALGGLGTGTVEIRSDGLFYDPTIFNVGSYSLTNRNEKLMNPEDMVFLTRIEKLRQVRILASTNYLLTSSPYNTPWVRPTRKILFEGKGAIAELSYDNYGRITFLSPTIPLDLKNSSIPAFIVDSNLIGESILVFKFPFKFSLRKIKNGLTISSDETNENSPTYNGNLTILSDNTINVGRINDLRGAFADFRNDGIVEDQGTGDYVFLNFKPKSNIIFSWYFPNYRDNDGNVLGHYYENFFKDSEQVAIYVKENMNYLVEKTLQFINSIYNTKNIPNYVADLISSQISALKKITVITKDFSVGIWEGYYDDVFDGPIRGAFNTADVAFHYAPALLILYPDLLKNLLEQLYKFRLDYNTEEFVIIANSILENFIEYKRAILKDPSLLSDFKKIVETVKDIVKKTGKDPKDRIPHFFRIPNRRSVQGYHLLDASIKYLLMVYLYSRYTGDTSLMKTTEEVIQSIVRTHLKDGLPYHFTPAGIDQEWKTTFNFFRNQDMRDNARSLLGYTTSEISYQTFDDWSMIGFVSYTSILWYSAIKLLGKQKLLEEAENGLNKLWNGKYYDLWYDPESGYRDTACLSSQLMGVWYCRLVGESCFDEDKERKIMSEIFKNNFIEGEGLINGRYINKPRPSEVGNIPYFNNTGLINRVGSQMDTPWTGVEFAFASHLLYLGMEDEALKILKEVYDRYETAGMFWKHVEWGAYYSRPLSAFSITLAYAGISYDGGRKLLKIRPKKKNFTWIILLPSFWGIIDYDEENRLIKIKVIKTKDGVADVNAIETNFPIGDITINGEKTRFPLRIKDGDEILIR; via the coding sequence ATGAAATATGAGTATTCTTATAATTTGTCTAGCGGTATTGCATTGGGAGGATTGGGGACTGGCACGGTAGAAATAAGATCTGATGGTCTATTTTACGATCCTACAATTTTTAACGTAGGATCATATTCACTAACTAATAGAAACGAGAAATTAATGAATCCAGAAGATATGGTATTTTTAACTAGAATAGAGAAATTAAGACAGGTTAGAATACTAGCTTCTACCAACTACTTACTAACTTCTAGTCCATATAACACACCATGGGTTAGACCCACGAGAAAAATTCTGTTTGAGGGAAAAGGAGCTATAGCAGAACTTAGTTATGATAATTATGGAAGAATTACATTCTTATCTCCAACCATTCCATTAGATTTGAAGAATTCATCAATACCTGCATTCATAGTCGATTCCAACTTAATTGGAGAATCGATTTTAGTATTTAAATTTCCCTTTAAATTCTCATTAAGGAAGATTAAAAATGGTTTAACAATATCTTCTGACGAAACTAATGAAAATAGCCCGACGTATAATGGTAATTTAACAATTTTGTCTGATAATACTATAAACGTTGGTAGGATAAATGATTTAAGAGGTGCTTTTGCCGATTTTAGAAACGATGGAATAGTAGAGGATCAAGGAACGGGGGATTATGTCTTTCTAAACTTTAAACCTAAGTCTAACATTATTTTCTCATGGTATTTCCCAAATTACAGAGATAACGATGGGAATGTTCTAGGACATTACTATGAGAATTTCTTTAAGGATTCAGAACAAGTAGCTATATACGTTAAGGAGAACATGAATTATTTAGTAGAAAAAACACTTCAATTTATCAATAGTATTTATAACACAAAAAATATCCCTAACTATGTTGCTGATTTAATAAGCTCACAAATTTCAGCGTTAAAGAAGATTACAGTAATTACAAAAGATTTCTCAGTAGGTATATGGGAGGGATATTATGATGATGTTTTTGACGGACCTATAAGAGGAGCTTTCAATACCGCTGATGTAGCTTTTCATTATGCCCCCGCACTATTGATTCTTTATCCTGATCTATTAAAGAACTTATTGGAACAACTTTACAAGTTTAGACTAGATTATAATACGGAAGAATTTGTAATAATAGCAAATTCGATCCTAGAAAATTTTATAGAGTATAAGAGAGCGATTTTGAAAGATCCATCTTTGCTATCTGATTTTAAGAAAATTGTCGAAACAGTCAAGGATATTGTTAAGAAAACCGGTAAAGATCCAAAGGATAGGATACCACATTTCTTCAGAATACCTAATAGAAGATCGGTACAAGGGTACCACCTTTTAGACGCTTCAATAAAGTATTTGTTAATGGTATACTTGTATAGTAGATATACTGGTGATACTTCTCTAATGAAGACTACTGAAGAGGTTATTCAATCTATCGTAAGGACTCATTTAAAGGACGGATTACCATATCACTTCACTCCAGCTGGAATAGATCAAGAATGGAAAACTACCTTTAACTTCTTCAGAAATCAAGATATGAGAGATAATGCTAGATCATTACTAGGCTATACCACCTCAGAAATAAGTTATCAGACATTTGATGATTGGAGCATGATAGGTTTCGTATCATATACTTCAATATTATGGTATTCAGCAATTAAGTTGTTAGGAAAACAGAAATTATTAGAAGAAGCCGAAAATGGTTTGAATAAATTGTGGAATGGAAAATATTATGATTTGTGGTATGATCCGGAGAGCGGTTACAGAGATACAGCTTGTTTATCATCACAGTTAATGGGAGTTTGGTATTGTAGATTAGTTGGGGAGAGTTGTTTTGATGAGGATAAGGAGAGAAAAATTATGAGTGAAATATTTAAAAACAATTTCATAGAAGGAGAAGGATTAATAAATGGAAGATATATAAATAAGCCTAGACCATCAGAAGTGGGAAATATTCCTTACTTTAACAATACTGGATTAATCAACAGGGTTGGAAGTCAGATGGATACTCCATGGACTGGAGTTGAGTTCGCTTTCGCTTCTCATCTACTTTATCTTGGTATGGAAGATGAAGCTCTTAAAATTCTCAAAGAAGTCTACGATAGATATGAGACAGCTGGAATGTTTTGGAAACATGTTGAGTGGGGGGCATATTACAGTAGACCATTATCTGCATTTTCAATAACCTTGGCGTATGCTGGTATTAGTTATGATGGAGGGAGGAAACTGCTTAAGATAAGACCTAAGAAGAAAAATTTCACATGGATAATACTTTTACCCTCTTTTTGGGGGATAATAGACTACGACGAAGAGAACAGACTAATAAAAATAAAGGTTATAAAAACTAAAGATGGAGTTGCTGATGTTAATGCAATCGAAACAAACTTTCCGATAGGTGACATAACAATAAATGGAGAAAAAACTAGATTTCCCTTAAGAATAAAGGATGGTGACGAAATCCTAATTAGATGA
- a CDS encoding DUF2299 domain-containing protein: MDSDIVDLFKELGMKVEKGKGEGLYFHVTVSPPVGNAPAVSIIRPNANSKYYIVTMLIELDISRVTSEKIKRVLIELAKMNVEAFMNPPDKPNLIQIAKLLYSEGLTKNEVINAVTLVKNAGFLAYNLIYD, encoded by the coding sequence ATGGATTCTGACATCGTAGACTTGTTTAAAGAATTAGGGATGAAGGTTGAAAAAGGCAAGGGCGAAGGATTATATTTTCATGTAACAGTTTCTCCACCAGTAGGTAATGCTCCTGCGGTATCTATTATAAGACCTAACGCCAATTCCAAATATTATATAGTAACAATGTTAATTGAACTGGATATTTCTAGGGTTACCTCGGAAAAAATAAAGAGAGTTTTGATAGAACTAGCTAAGATGAACGTAGAGGCATTTATGAACCCTCCAGATAAGCCCAATTTGATACAGATTGCTAAGTTGCTTTACTCTGAGGGTTTAACTAAAAATGAGGTTATTAATGCTGTAACGCTAGTGAAGAATGCAGGCTTTCTAGCGTATAACCTTATATATGATTGA
- the nrfD gene encoding NrfD/PsrC family molybdoenzyme membrane anchor subunit: MGLFTAPAPGTNFGINSPIIQINQYPVWDITVALALYFTGLGGMLMAITGALELSGKYPNLVKRNSIFAFIFTVLALVTFDIHLGNPVRGFFAPANALLELTHSWMARGIIFVGGLLLFSFLFMVLKVLNNKNVVANWTLAILGLIAGIFSTTYSGFELAATTGIPFWNNGGLPALFLASGTVGGAAWSYIMSLIDRGEEGIRARRLTAKILMYSAIAELATWFLFMANVNFIYVFDQVAYEYMLSSVTFIIDLAFLALTFIIPGVGNLMLWRMVKPTGGQSIVDFPAYIKYAILVVAILALIAGFYTRADVLFAGQYAYQLAPMTPFQTTSNQPIPVGSFGWRS, from the coding sequence ATGGGTCTATTTACTGCACCAGCACCTGGTACCAACTTCGGAATAAACTCGCCAATAATACAGATTAATCAGTATCCAGTGTGGGATATAACAGTAGCGTTAGCTCTCTATTTTACTGGACTAGGAGGAATGTTAATGGCTATAACGGGTGCTTTAGAGTTAAGTGGCAAATATCCTAATCTTGTCAAAAGGAATTCAATATTCGCATTCATATTCACAGTATTAGCTCTAGTAACTTTCGATATACACTTAGGGAATCCAGTCAGAGGATTCTTCGCTCCGGCTAACGCTCTTCTTGAATTAACCCATTCATGGATGGCGAGAGGTATAATATTTGTGGGAGGTCTACTATTATTCTCATTTCTGTTCATGGTACTAAAAGTGCTTAATAATAAAAACGTAGTCGCTAATTGGACATTAGCCATACTGGGACTAATTGCGGGCATTTTTTCGACTACGTATAGCGGATTTGAATTAGCTGCAACTACTGGAATACCATTTTGGAATAATGGAGGATTACCAGCTCTGTTTTTAGCGTCTGGAACTGTAGGAGGTGCTGCTTGGAGTTACATAATGAGCTTAATAGATAGAGGAGAGGAGGGAATAAGAGCGAGAAGGTTAACCGCAAAAATCTTAATGTATTCTGCAATAGCAGAACTGGCAACGTGGTTCTTATTTATGGCTAACGTTAATTTTATCTACGTATTCGATCAAGTAGCTTACGAATATATGCTATCCTCTGTAACATTTATCATAGATTTAGCTTTCTTAGCTTTAACTTTCATTATCCCTGGCGTAGGAAACTTAATGTTATGGAGAATGGTTAAACCGACCGGAGGACAATCTATTGTAGACTTTCCAGCATATATTAAATACGCAATCTTGGTTGTTGCTATTCTAGCCCTTATAGCGGGATTCTATACTAGAGCCGATGTATTATTTGCTGGGCAATACGCATATCAGCTAGCTCCGATGACTCCATTTCAAACTACTAGTAATCAACCTATACCTGTTGGTTCGTTCGGATGGAGAAGTTAA
- a CDS encoding SIS domain-containing protein has translation MFFMHKEIYEEPKVITDTLNEVYNNYYKYNPLIRDSKNIYVVGSGTSFHASMYFEMLFKNAKAIQASEFTKRGLDINENTLVVGISQSGESVDTVNAVTYAKKFGAKILAITNTRDSTLYKIADQRILTKAGEERAVAATKSYIAQLVSIATLYSLYNKNHELLEEIKNLSMKVYEILSMEGLFRKYGQFLTEKIVVLGSGILFSTSLEASLKLKETANLLSEAYPSREFLHGPMQILDPQTTVIILGNSEDEIQVINKIKHYDSRLIRICEGCEINIPLTNELLKPILYIIPVQLIAFYKALAKGLNPDKPEKLVKVVRE, from the coding sequence ATGTTTTTCATGCATAAGGAAATTTATGAAGAACCTAAGGTAATAACAGACACTCTGAATGAGGTATATAATAATTATTATAAATATAATCCTCTCATTAGGGACTCTAAAAACATTTATGTAGTAGGTAGTGGTACTAGTTTTCACGCTTCAATGTATTTTGAAATGTTATTTAAAAATGCTAAGGCAATACAAGCTTCAGAGTTTACAAAGAGAGGTTTAGATATAAACGAAAATACACTTGTAGTAGGTATAAGTCAATCTGGTGAAAGTGTTGACACCGTAAATGCAGTAACATATGCCAAGAAATTCGGTGCCAAAATACTAGCGATCACTAATACACGTGATAGCACTCTTTACAAAATAGCAGATCAGCGTATATTAACTAAGGCGGGTGAAGAGAGGGCAGTAGCGGCAACTAAAAGCTACATCGCTCAGCTAGTTTCTATAGCTACTCTTTACTCGTTATATAATAAAAATCATGAACTATTGGAAGAAATAAAAAATCTATCAATGAAAGTTTATGAAATTTTATCCATGGAAGGATTATTTAGGAAGTATGGGCAATTCTTAACGGAAAAGATAGTGGTTTTGGGCTCTGGAATTTTATTCTCTACCTCATTAGAAGCCTCATTAAAGTTGAAAGAGACAGCGAATCTTCTGTCAGAAGCTTATCCATCCAGAGAATTTCTGCACGGACCGATGCAAATTCTAGATCCTCAGACTACTGTAATAATTTTAGGAAACAGTGAAGACGAGATTCAAGTTATAAATAAGATTAAACACTATGATTCAAGATTGATTAGAATATGTGAAGGATGTGAGATAAATATTCCGTTAACTAATGAATTATTGAAGCCAATACTCTATATCATCCCAGTTCAACTTATAGCTTTTTATAAAGCATTAGCTAAGGGTCTAAATCCAGATAAGCCAGAGAAGTTAGTTAAGGTAGTTAGAGAATGA